The genomic segment AGGTCAGGTCGTGAGCCGAGGCTGTACATCGAGGAGCGGATGCGCGACGCGGTGGTGACGGCTGCCAAGGGGTTCAATGCCGACGAGCTCCTCGCCCCGGACGTCGCCCGGCGGCTCGCCCCGCGGGTGTCCGCCGACCTGATCACACGCGGCATCTCCGACGACGGGCTGTCCGTCCAAAGCGCGTCCTCCCAGGTGATCTTCAATGCCGTGGTCGATTACCTGAAGCGCAAGTTCCCGGCCGCGGCGCGCACCCTCGCCGAGCGCTCGCTCCAGGCGAGCCCCAAGGACGCCCTGGTCCACGCGGCGATGGGAGTGGTGCTCGAGAGCGAAGGGAAGCGGGCGGAGGCGGAGCAGGAATACCTCGAAGCGGTCTACCTTGATCCCATGGCGCTCGAGCCGATGAGCCGGCTCTACGTCATGTACCAGTCGACGAGGGAACCGGCGAAGATCGCGAAACTCGAGCGGCTGCTGGTGGCGAGTCTCGACAAGAAGAAGGACTCCGCCATCCATCACGACTGGCTGGGGCAGGTCTACATGCGCGAAGGGCAGTACGAGAAGGCGAAGATGTCCTTCACCACCGCCATCGGTTTGAAGCCGCAGGAGCCCGAGTTCCAGGTCAACCTGGGGAGCCTCCTGGCGAAGCAGGGGAAGATGGACGAGGGGATCGCCGCCTTCCAGAAGGCCCTCGAGCTGCGCCCCGAACATCCCCTGGCGCTGTTCAACCTGGGATCCACGTACGCCATGCAGGGGCAGTACGACCGGGCCCTGGAGTTCTTCCACCGGGCGGAGCGCGTCAGCCCTCCGAACCACACGCTGTTCAACTCGCTCGCGCAGGCTTACGAGGCCAAGGGGCA from the Candidatus Polarisedimenticolia bacterium genome contains:
- a CDS encoding tetratricopeptide repeat protein, with product MLVKRRGLWIAVVIVALVLGTMTFVPAGRFAVREAQGGAAVPLDPGLHLRLPLYHRVYVYDTAPVTLDGTVDIITRDHASFKLPVRLTGHASPADILTFHQGRSGREPRLYIEERMRDAVVTAAKGFNADELLAPDVARRLAPRVSADLITRGISDDGLSVQSASSQVIFNAVVDYLKRKFPAAARTLAERSLQASPKDALVHAAMGVVLESEGKRAEAEQEYLEAVYLDPMALEPMSRLYVMYQSTREPAKIAKLERLLVASLDKKKDSAIHHDWLGQVYMREGQYEKAKMSFTTAIGLKPQEPEFQVNLGSLLAKQGKMDEGIAAFQKALELRPEHPLALFNLGSTYAMQGQYDRALEFFHRAERVSPPNHTLFNSLAQAYEAKGQHDRAAEYLKRSLAIKPDQADRRDELKRIEARLRKKA